In Planctomycetota bacterium, the following proteins share a genomic window:
- a CDS encoding glycosyltransferase family 1 protein, with protein sequence MRVAINALLLSGRFSGVEKAIHALLRHVGAGAGAGDEFVALVGRDFDERVLNGARIGIERLPVSNRSRVLRIAYEERFLRRRLKGFDLFHAPGYVAPSPLPCPTVLTIYDLVALTHPGLARRSNALHYRWRLPRSARAAARIMVPLECVARQVVERLGVERERVRVVPLGVDAHLKPPSLDDRARVRARHHLARPYILFVGNVEPKKSLPTLLRAFAALKREGQPHELVIAGKRGWKCRGTFALPAELGVEGDVRFLGYVKESDLAGLYGGAELFAFPSIVEGFGLPPLEAMACGTPVVTSDAEALLESTGDAAEHVPARDPEALADAMRRVLGEAALRERLRAAGFARAAQFTWPRTAERTRAVYREALTCG encoded by the coding sequence ATGCGTGTCGCCATCAACGCCCTGCTGCTCTCCGGCCGCTTCTCGGGCGTCGAGAAGGCGATCCACGCGCTCCTGCGGCACGTGGGCGCCGGGGCCGGTGCGGGCGACGAGTTCGTGGCGCTGGTGGGCCGCGACTTCGACGAGCGGGTGCTCAACGGCGCGCGCATCGGCATCGAGCGGCTCCCGGTGTCCAATCGCTCGCGGGTTCTCCGCATCGCTTACGAGGAGCGATTCCTGCGGCGACGGCTGAAGGGCTTCGACCTGTTTCACGCGCCCGGCTACGTGGCGCCGAGCCCTCTCCCCTGCCCCACCGTGCTGACGATCTACGACCTGGTGGCGCTCACCCATCCCGGCCTGGCTAGGCGGTCGAACGCCTTGCACTACCGCTGGCGCCTGCCGCGCTCGGCTCGGGCCGCGGCGCGGATCATGGTGCCCCTGGAGTGCGTGGCGCGGCAGGTCGTCGAGCGGCTGGGCGTCGAGCGCGAGCGGGTGCGCGTCGTGCCCCTCGGCGTGGACGCCCACCTCAAGCCGCCCTCGCTCGATGACCGGGCGCGCGTGCGGGCACGCCACCATCTCGCCCGCCCCTATATCCTGTTCGTCGGCAACGTCGAGCCGAAGAAGAGCCTGCCGACGCTGCTGCGCGCCTTCGCCGCGCTCAAGCGCGAGGGCCAGCCGCACGAGCTGGTCATCGCAGGCAAGCGCGGCTGGAAGTGCCGCGGCACCTTCGCCCTCCCCGCCGAGCTGGGGGTGGAGGGCGACGTGCGCTTCCTCGGCTACGTCAAGGAGAGCGACCTTGCCGGCCTCTACGGCGGCGCCGAGCTCTTCGCCTTCCCCTCAATCGTCGAGGGCTTCGGGCTGCCGCCCCTGGAGGCCATGGCCTGCGGCACGCCCGTCGTGACCTCCGATGCCGAGGCGCTTCTGGAGTCCACCGGCGACGCGGCGGAACATGTCCCCGCCCGCGACCCTGAGGCCCTGGCCGACGCCATGCGGCGGGTGCTCGGCGAAGCGGCGCTGCGCGAGCGCCTCCGCGCCGCCGGCTTCGCCCGCGCCGCCCAGTTCACCTGGCCCCGTACCGCCGAGCGGACGCGCGCTGTCTACCGGGAGGCGCTGACATGCGGATAG
- a CDS encoding DUF933 domain-containing protein, with protein sequence MRIAIIGLPQSGKTTLFDALTGRQDDPGAYAAPGSVQVGVAHVRDPRVAAIAEIVKPRKTTYAAIEFVDLAGLFATERPDPDSAGALRDADGLVKVLRAFENPGVPPHKGAVDARRDLEEIDSDLFILDLDILERRIERLRVSVKKPTPRQEGEKVELALLERCHAHLQAHGSLSRFAATAEEEKALKCFCFLTQKPSAIVVNIGETQIGDGAAALACLGQRHEPTLAVAAAIEKELLALDPAERAPFLQDLGLAELSAQKVLAAVLAALDQITFFTAGEKELRAWLIPRGTTAVEAAGCVHTDLARGFIRAEVISAADFLQFGGWKDCRSHGKERLEGRDYVVQDGDVINIRFSV encoded by the coding sequence ATGCGAATCGCCATCATCGGCCTGCCGCAATCCGGCAAGACCACGCTGTTCGACGCCCTGACGGGCCGCCAGGACGACCCCGGCGCCTATGCCGCGCCCGGCTCGGTGCAGGTGGGGGTGGCCCACGTGCGCGACCCGCGCGTCGCCGCCATCGCCGAGATCGTGAAGCCCAGGAAGACGACCTATGCGGCCATCGAGTTCGTGGACCTGGCCGGCCTCTTCGCCACGGAGCGTCCCGACCCCGACTCGGCGGGCGCGCTGCGCGACGCCGACGGCCTGGTGAAGGTGCTCCGGGCCTTCGAGAACCCCGGCGTGCCGCCGCACAAGGGCGCCGTGGACGCGCGCCGCGACCTCGAGGAGATCGACTCCGATCTCTTCATTCTGGACCTCGACATCCTGGAGCGGCGCATCGAGCGCCTGCGCGTGAGCGTCAAGAAGCCCACGCCGCGCCAGGAAGGCGAGAAGGTCGAGCTGGCCCTCCTCGAGCGCTGCCACGCGCACCTCCAGGCCCACGGCTCGCTCAGCCGCTTCGCCGCGACCGCGGAGGAGGAGAAGGCGCTGAAGTGCTTCTGCTTCCTCACGCAGAAGCCCAGCGCCATCGTCGTCAACATCGGCGAGACGCAGATCGGCGACGGCGCGGCGGCCCTGGCCTGCCTCGGCCAGCGGCACGAGCCGACGCTGGCCGTCGCCGCTGCCATCGAGAAGGAGCTGCTGGCCCTCGACCCCGCCGAGCGCGCGCCGTTCCTCCAGGACCTCGGCCTCGCCGAGCTGAGCGCCCAGAAGGTCCTCGCGGCCGTCCTGGCGGCCCTCGACCAGATCACCTTCTTCACCGCGGGCGAGAAGGAGCTGCGCGCCTGGCTCATTCCGCGGGGCACCACGGCGGTGGAGGCGGCGGGCTGCGTGCACACCGATCTCGCCCGAGGCTTCATTCGCGCCGAGGTCATCTCCGCCGCCGACTTCCTCCAGTTCGGCGGCTGGAAGGACTGCCGCTCGCACGGCAAGGAGCGCCTGGAGGGGCGGGACTACGTGGTTCAGGATGGCGATGTGATCAACATCCGGTTCAGCGTGTGA
- a CDS encoding glycosyltransferase family 4 protein, whose amino-acid sequence MRIACVVGTYPCGSETFIEREIEALAARGHEVAVFPLWRAQGAQAATPPGRHVERCSAWSPWGEMAAMGASIRWQFRLLAHLPREGRAAWRALVGRGLAFEMAQRMRRQGIERVHAHFGNAPSTFGWFAADVAGLPFSFAVHARDVFAEAEFFAAKARAADRIIACNSAVAKRAAELVREADRAKIALVPHGLPLGRYPFRAELPRGEPLVLGVGRFVEKKGFACFVEAVAALRRRGRPVRCWLIGDGPERRALERQIAQLAVGDAVEIRGWLPQEELAKAYGQAAALVAPSVAARDGDMDGLPNVVVEAAALGVPLVTTDVGGLPDLVRDGETGLVAKPGDAADLAARIEAVLGDPAAALTRARRAREAVEARHDEAKTIPQLIAALGTNAR is encoded by the coding sequence ATGCGGATAGCCTGCGTCGTCGGCACCTATCCCTGCGGGTCCGAGACGTTCATCGAGCGCGAGATCGAGGCGCTGGCGGCGCGCGGCCACGAGGTTGCCGTCTTCCCGCTCTGGCGCGCGCAGGGCGCCCAGGCGGCGACGCCGCCCGGGCGGCACGTGGAGCGGTGCAGCGCCTGGTCGCCGTGGGGCGAGATGGCCGCGATGGGGGCGAGCATCCGCTGGCAGTTCCGCCTGCTTGCGCACCTTCCGCGCGAGGGGCGAGCCGCCTGGCGTGCCCTGGTGGGCCGCGGCCTGGCGTTCGAGATGGCGCAGCGTATGCGGCGCCAGGGCATCGAGCGGGTGCACGCGCACTTCGGCAACGCCCCCTCGACCTTCGGCTGGTTCGCCGCCGATGTTGCCGGGCTGCCCTTCAGTTTCGCGGTGCACGCGCGGGACGTGTTTGCCGAGGCGGAGTTCTTCGCGGCCAAGGCGCGAGCAGCGGACAGGATCATCGCGTGCAACTCGGCGGTTGCGAAGCGCGCGGCAGAGTTGGTGCGCGAGGCCGACAGGGCGAAGATCGCGCTCGTGCCCCACGGTCTGCCCCTCGGCCGCTATCCGTTCCGCGCCGAGCTGCCGAGGGGCGAGCCGCTCGTCCTGGGCGTCGGGCGCTTTGTCGAGAAGAAGGGCTTTGCCTGCTTCGTCGAAGCCGTGGCCGCACTGCGCCGGCGGGGCCGCCCGGTCCGTTGCTGGCTCATCGGCGACGGCCCCGAGCGGAGGGCGCTCGAGCGCCAGATCGCCCAACTGGCCGTCGGCGACGCGGTCGAGATCAGGGGCTGGCTGCCGCAGGAGGAGCTGGCGAAGGCATATGGTCAGGCAGCCGCTCTCGTCGCCCCCAGCGTGGCCGCTCGCGATGGCGATATGGACGGGTTGCCGAACGTGGTGGTCGAGGCGGCGGCGCTGGGCGTGCCGCTGGTGACGACCGACGTGGGCGGCCTGCCCGACCTCGTGCGCGACGGAGAGACGGGTCTGGTGGCAAAGCCTGGCGATGCGGCCGACCTTGCAGCCAGGATCGAGGCGGTGCTGGGCGACCCTGCCGCGGCCCTCACCCGCGCCCGCCGTGCCCGCGAGGCGGTGGAGGCCCGGCACGATGAGGCGAAGACAATCCCGCAGCTCATAGCCGCCTTGGGAACCAATGCGAGGTAG
- a CDS encoding DUF488 domain-containing protein: MLEDLTPTSLSSRTEERPLPSAEVYTIGHSNHSAETLLELLRRHSITAVADVRSVPMSRYNPQFNRATFMAFLRRNRIAYVFLGAELGGRPHDPDCYEDGVADFERMSARPAFERGIQRLLRGAATHRIAVLCAEKEPLDCHRTILVCRHLRARGIKVKHILADGSIEDHQDTEQRLLKLAGLEPGFFDRGAPASERLEKAYARRARQIAFRQGRKEQDRDHPV; this comes from the coding sequence ATGTTGGAAGACCTGACTCCCACCTCCCTTTCCAGCAGGACCGAGGAGAGACCACTGCCAAGCGCGGAGGTGTACACGATTGGACACTCGAACCATTCGGCAGAGACGTTGCTCGAACTGCTCAGAAGGCATTCCATTACCGCCGTCGCAGACGTTCGTTCAGTCCCCATGAGCAGGTACAATCCTCAGTTCAATCGAGCCACCTTCATGGCATTCCTGAGGAGGAACAGGATAGCATACGTCTTTCTCGGCGCGGAACTCGGCGGAAGGCCGCATGACCCTGATTGCTATGAGGACGGAGTAGCCGACTTCGAGAGGATGTCCGCGCGCCCCGCTTTTGAGAGGGGAATCCAGAGGCTCCTGAGGGGGGCGGCGACCCATAGGATCGCGGTACTTTGTGCCGAGAAAGAACCCTTGGACTGTCACCGAACCATCCTGGTATGCCGGCACTTGCGCGCGCGCGGCATCAAGGTCAAACACATTCTGGCCGATGGGAGCATCGAGGACCACCAGGATACCGAGCAGCGTTTGCTCAAGCTCGCGGGGTTGGAGCCAGGCTTCTTCGATAGGGGAGCCCCAGCATCTGAGAGACTGGAGAAGGCGTATGCGCGGCGTGCGAGGCAGATTGCCTTCCGGCAGGGAAGGAAGGAGCAGGACCGTGACCACCCAGTGTGA
- a CDS encoding DUF488 domain-containing protein translates to MTTQCDAQTGGITVFTIGFTKKSAQRFFETLRQAGVKRVVDVRLSNESQLAGFTKKTDLPYFLKAIAGIDYIHRPELAPTKEMLDGYKRRRLTWAEYEQQFHALLEQRRPEQSLAPAEMDRGCLLCGEPEANKCHRRLVAEYLRMKWGDVEIRHL, encoded by the coding sequence GTGACCACCCAGTGTGACGCCCAGACCGGCGGGATCACGGTGTTCACCATTGGGTTCACCAAGAAGAGCGCGCAACGCTTCTTCGAGACGCTACGGCAAGCTGGCGTAAAGCGAGTGGTGGACGTTCGGCTGAGCAACGAGTCGCAGTTGGCTGGGTTCACCAAGAAGACCGACCTGCCTTATTTCCTCAAAGCAATTGCGGGCATTGACTACATTCACCGGCCTGAGCTTGCCCCTACCAAGGAGATGCTCGACGGCTACAAGAGAAGACGGCTGACCTGGGCCGAATACGAGCAGCAGTTCCACGCCCTCTTGGAGCAACGGAGGCCCGAGCAGTCGTTGGCCCCGGCCGAGATGGACAGAGGCTGCTTACTGTGCGGCGAGCCAGAGGCCAACAAGTGCCACCGCAGGCTCGTTGCGGAGTACTTGCGGATGAAATGGGGAGATGTGGAGATCCGGCACTTGTGA
- the nadC gene encoding carboxylating nicotinate-nucleotide diphosphorylase produces MAKLRLEVELVGGFLEAALAEDIGPGDVTSAAVLPPEAFARGAFVAREPGVLAGGPLLAPLFRRLDKAVQTTLLKDDGDALAAGDAIATVSGPARAILAGERVALNLLQRLCGIASMTRRFVERAAPHGAKILDTRKTTPGWRFLEKYAVRAGGGMNHRMGLYDQVLIKDNHLLVAEQRWPGRAVAGAIEAARAASGGLRIEVEADTLDQVRQALEAGADIILLDNMTDDQMRQAVALARTCEPRPILEASGGVTEARVEAIAATGVDWISVGALTHSPRALDIALDLEPPA; encoded by the coding sequence GTGGCGAAACTGCGGCTGGAAGTCGAACTGGTCGGCGGGTTTCTGGAGGCGGCGCTGGCCGAGGATATCGGCCCGGGCGATGTCACGTCGGCCGCCGTCCTCCCGCCCGAGGCGTTTGCGCGCGGGGCGTTCGTGGCGCGCGAGCCGGGCGTGCTGGCGGGCGGGCCGCTGCTTGCCCCCCTCTTCCGCCGCCTCGATAAGGCCGTGCAGACCACGCTGCTGAAGGACGACGGCGACGCCCTGGCGGCGGGCGATGCCATCGCCACGGTGAGCGGCCCGGCCCGCGCGATCCTGGCAGGCGAGCGGGTGGCGCTGAACCTCCTTCAGCGGCTGTGCGGCATCGCCTCGATGACCCGCCGATTCGTCGAGCGGGCCGCGCCGCACGGGGCGAAAATCCTCGACACGCGCAAGACCACGCCGGGGTGGCGCTTCCTCGAGAAATACGCCGTCCGGGCCGGCGGCGGCATGAACCACCGGATGGGCCTCTACGACCAGGTGCTCATCAAGGACAACCACCTGCTCGTGGCTGAACAGCGCTGGCCCGGCCGCGCCGTGGCCGGCGCCATCGAGGCGGCGCGAGCCGCATCGGGCGGCCTGCGCATCGAGGTCGAGGCCGACACCCTCGACCAGGTGCGCCAGGCCCTCGAGGCGGGTGCCGACATCATCCTCCTCGACAACATGACCGACGACCAGATGCGCCAGGCGGTGGCCCTGGCCCGCACCTGCGAGCCGCGGCCGATTCTCGAGGCCTCGGGCGGCGTCACCGAGGCCCGCGTCGAGGCCATCGCCGCGACGGGGGTAGACTGGATCTCGGTCGGCGCCCTCACGCACTCGCCCCGAGCGCTCGATATCGCTCTGGACCTCGAGCCGCCCGCCTGA
- a CDS encoding pentapeptide repeat-containing protein, translated as MWDDKTCSYEGCSEPAWGRDPNRLCLCHSPANGEDEHDARAFWRRARHETAQAAPNYSGWHFPPDPDGKGFEGTSFRFPVAFSHATFAGQAKFTQAVFHGQADFQHVVFGGPAAFDGCEFHQAATFEHSRFVDEASFVRARFSDRVRFRSVFEKNVSFRWAALNGGADLSGSVFHGAADLVYATVPPGADAIFDLPTGLRRPFRVPSGGETAYRLAKEAAIARGDYGAAGDYHYAEQCAAEHKRRQTYGWRPWRLGFWRSLLDLIFARWIFGYGERPARALVMGAAVIILWAFLAYGVAGISRDARGDPGYQPTRLECLHFSIVTFTTVGYGDFQPKKHFMPWADAEALLGAALMSVFIVGLTRKYMR; from the coding sequence ATGTGGGACGACAAGACCTGCTCGTATGAGGGCTGCTCAGAGCCGGCCTGGGGGCGCGACCCCAACCGCCTGTGCCTGTGCCACTCCCCCGCCAACGGCGAGGACGAGCACGACGCCCGCGCCTTCTGGCGGCGCGCCCGCCACGAGACCGCGCAAGCCGCCCCGAACTACTCCGGCTGGCACTTTCCGCCCGACCCCGACGGCAAGGGCTTCGAGGGCACGAGCTTCCGATTCCCCGTCGCGTTCAGCCACGCCACGTTCGCCGGCCAGGCCAAGTTCACCCAGGCCGTCTTCCACGGGCAAGCCGATTTCCAGCACGTGGTCTTCGGCGGGCCCGCGGCCTTCGACGGCTGCGAGTTCCACCAGGCGGCCACCTTCGAGCACAGCCGCTTCGTGGACGAGGCCAGCTTCGTCCGCGCCAGGTTCAGCGACCGCGTGCGCTTCCGCAGCGTGTTCGAGAAGAACGTCTCCTTTCGATGGGCCGCCCTGAACGGCGGGGCCGACCTGAGCGGCTCGGTGTTCCACGGCGCCGCGGACCTCGTGTACGCCACGGTGCCGCCGGGCGCCGACGCCATCTTCGACCTTCCGACGGGCCTCCGCCGGCCCTTCCGCGTGCCCTCGGGAGGCGAAACGGCCTATCGCCTGGCCAAGGAGGCCGCGATCGCGCGGGGCGACTATGGGGCCGCCGGCGACTACCACTACGCCGAGCAATGCGCCGCCGAGCACAAGCGCCGGCAGACGTACGGCTGGCGCCCCTGGCGCCTCGGCTTCTGGCGGAGCCTGCTCGACCTGATCTTCGCCCGGTGGATTTTCGGCTATGGCGAGCGGCCCGCGCGGGCGCTCGTCATGGGGGCGGCCGTGATCATCCTGTGGGCCTTCCTGGCCTACGGCGTGGCGGGAATCTCGCGGGACGCGCGGGGCGACCCCGGCTACCAGCCCACGCGCCTCGAGTGCCTGCACTTCAGCATCGTCACCTTCACGACCGTGGGCTACGGCGACTTCCAGCCGAAGAAGCACTTCATGCCCTGGGCCGATGCGGAGGCTCTGCTCGGCGCCGCCCTCATGTCCGTCTTCATCGTCGGCCTCACGCGCAAGTACATGCGCTGA